A portion of the Poecilia reticulata strain Guanapo linkage group LG23, Guppy_female_1.0+MT, whole genome shotgun sequence genome contains these proteins:
- the LOC103459203 gene encoding uncharacterized protein LOC103459203 — translation MFTGSRMDITAQPDHAYTNTMCDGIIPTEFTYKMSNKEIENFVKLRASNSYLFSGLRNSSKWAWRAILKHMGLHHRMTHRQASKKFENLKKRYKELKNPPPGVKVVPQSWPFFSLMDDAMEGRLQSSAPVLKALPNNSNVSDFLIAPTRKRRKVSNTGVSSAVDEAATIAELEVQVYGDEVETAATELAESEEVNGSIQDVDISTNCEPQERKSEQLLVQREKPYQDVAALDRERALLERERAATERERAVMERERAVMERERAVMEREKLMLEKDRDALRCERLTLEKEKAKWLRLLVQKERAEEVTEDDSKVMNSDAVDKRERVLSLLEKLAENI, via the exons ATGTTTACAGGAAGCAGAATGGACATAACTGCACAGCCAGATCACGCCTACACCAACACCATGTGTGATGGGATTATCCCGACGGAGTTCACTTATAAAA tgagCAACAAAGAAATTGAAAACTTTGTGAAGTTGCGGGCCTCAAACAGTTACCTCTTCTCTGGATTGAGAAACAGTTCCAAGTGGGCATGGAG GGCCATCCTGAAACATATGGGCTTGCATCACAGGATGACCCATCGTCAAGCCtctaaaaaatttgaaaacctGAAGAAGAGATACAAG GAGTTGAAGAATCCCCCACCAGGAGTCAAAGTGGTGCCTCAGTCATGGCCTTTCTTCTCCCTGATGGATGATGCCATGGAGGGTCGACTGCAGAGCTCAGCCCCCGTCCTCAAGGCCCTTCCTAATAATAGCAACGTTAGTGATTTTTTAATAGCACCCACGCGCAAAAGGAGAAAGGTTTCCAACACGGGGGTGTCTTCTGCTGTAGATGAGGCGGCGACCATTGCAGAGCTCGAGGTTCAGGTGTATGGAGATGAGGTTGAGACTGCTGCGACAGAGCTTGCAGAAAGTGAGGAGGTGAACGGTTCCATTCAGGACGTGGACATCAGCACCAACTGCGAGCCCCAAGAGAGAAAGAGCGAACAGCTGCTTGTGCAAAGAGAGAAACCGTATCAGGACGTTGCGGCTCTGGACCGAGAGCGGGCGCTGCTGGAGAGGGAGAGGGCGGCGACGGAGAGGGAAAGGGCCGTGATGGAACGAGAGAGAGCAGTGATGGAGAGGGAACGGGCCGTGATGGAGAGGGAGAAGCTGATGCTGGAGAAGGACAGAGACGCTCTGCGCTGTGAGAGGCTGAcgctggaaaaggaaaaagcaaagTGGCTGAGACTTCTGGTGCAAAAAGAAAGAGCGGAGGAGGTCACGGAAGATGACAGCAAGGTGATGAACTCTGATGCAGTGGACAAAAGAGAGCGAGTTCTTTCTTTGTTGGAAAAATTGGcagagaacatttaa
- the epyc gene encoding epiphycan, whose translation MRIFLWLVFGLFALTGVAASPRFSRQVDFDSYDYDERENNVEDNYEYGEPEIEKPDRLDYSYPEPEVVAEEKEEEEEEELPLKPQAVPQGSGGSGVLMGPDTEKEVELRQATVDTLHVSGDFGGSVGSGETSAASGASGSAVSGDILVSSASGDLSGDIILISGDPEEFFNASGVVSGSGELLTDGVLLISGVPEEFIIPSGSGEFLISGDVSGSGAAIGSAFSGASGDSLPEVVTALPSETGVSGDQSGSGFSGDLLSSGASGTSGDSEDSIVSGYSGITLISGEEEFLPSADKIPEEVLSAAGIPSGDIDGSVDPEVSGTSGLPSVSGSGDVVILVTIRPEEEPFPTTTKSPVEGKTSVEEGPSGFPLPEEPDEPEVIDEGLPVCLLCTCLGGSVYCDDLKLNRVPPLPKDTTHFYARYNRITEISKSDFANMNKLKKIDLTANRITSIEDRTFMGLPELEEVIIRENHISQLPALPETMTLIDASHNNIGSKGIHKEAFKDMTGLLYLYLTDNDVDYIPVPLPDSLRSLHLQRNNIQMMHEDTFCNLNDFNYIRNALEDIRLDGNPINLSKTPQAYVCLPRIPIGNLI comes from the exons ATGAGGATCTTTTTGTGGCTCGTGTTCGGACTCTTTGCCCTCACAGGCGTGGCGGCCAGCCCCAGATTTTCCCGGCAGGTGGACTTTGACTCGTACGACTATGACgaaagagaaaacaatgttGAAGACAACTATGAGTATGGGGAG ccagaGATTGAGAAACCGGATCGATTGGATTATAGCTATCCTGAACCAGAAGTAGTAGCagaagaaaaggaggaggaagaggaagaagaactGCCTCTTAAACCCCAAGCTGTCCCTCAGGGTTCTGGTGGATCTGGTGTCCTCATGGGTCCAGACACAGAGAAAG AGGTGGAGCTGCGTCAGGCAACGGTCGATACTCTTCATGTTTCCGGGGATTTTGGAGGCTCTGTGGGGTCCGGAGAAACCTCAGCAGCTTCCGGGGCCTCTGGGTCTGCCGTCTCAGGAGACATACTGGTCTCCAGTGCCTCCGGGGATCTTTCTGGTGACATTATTCTGATATCTGGGGATCCAGAAGAGTTCTTTAACGCCAGTGGAGTGGTCAGTGGATCTGGGGAGTTATTGACAGATGGGGTTCTCTTGATATCTGGGGTTCCAGAAGAGTTCATTATACCCAGTGGGTCTGGGGAGTTCTTGATATCTGGGGACGTCTCAGGATCTGGAGCAGCCATCGGGTCTGCTTTTTCTGGAGCCTCGGGAGACTCTCTCCCTGAAGTTGTCACTGCACTCCCCTCTGAAACCGGAGTATCTGGGGACCAGTCTGGCTCTGGGTTCTCTGGAGATCTTTTGAGCTCTGGGGCCTCTGGAACCTCTGGGGACTCTGAGGACTCTATTGTGTCGGGATATTCAGGGATAACATTGATATCTGGAG AGGAGGAGTTTCTCCCTTCTGCGGATAAAATCCCAGAGGAGGTACTGAGTGCTGCTGGGATACCCTCGGGAGACATTGACGGCTCTGTAGATCCAGAGGTCTCTGGAACCTCTGGACTTCCTAGTGTCTCTGGCTCAGGAGATGTTGTGATCCTTGTGACAATTCGACCAG AGGAGGAGCCTTTTCCAACCACAACTAAATCCCCTGTGGAGGGGAAAACAAGTGTAGAAGAAGGGCCCTCTGGCTTCCCATTGCCAGAGGAGCCAGATGAGCCCGAAGTTATTGATGAAG GATTGCCCGTGTGCTTGCTGTGCACATGCCTCGGCGGTTCGGTCTACTGTGACGACTTGAAGCTGAACAGGGTTCCACCTCTGCCCAAAGACACCACTCACTTCTACGCCCGCTACAACAGAATCACAGAGATCAGCAAGTCCGACTTCGCTAACATGA ACAAGCTGAAGAAGATCGACCTGACTGCTAATAGAATAACCTCCATTGAAGATAGGACGTTTATGGGCCTGCCTGAGCTGGAGGAGGTGATAATCAGAGAAAATCACATCTCACAGCTGCCAGCCCTTCCCGAGACCATGACCCTGATTGATGCCAGCCACAACAACATTGGCTCAAAGGGTATTCATAAAGAGGCGTTTAAA GACATGACTGGCCTGCTGTACCTTTACCTCACCGATAACGACGTCGATTATATTCCAGTGCCTCTACCAGACAGCCTACGCTCTCTACACTTACAG CGCAACAACATTCAGATGATGCACGAGGACACGTTCTGCAACCTGAACGACTTCAACTACATCCGAAACGCGTTGGAGGACATCCGTCTGGACGGAAACCCCATCAACCTCAGCAAGACCCCGCAGGCTTACGTCTGCCTGCCCCGTATACCCATCGGGAATCTCATCTAA
- the kera gene encoding keratocan, with translation MAGLQKILVVLCLVTRAISQDMPYEELLAQIQACPRECNCPQNFPRAVYCDNKGLKSIPKIPPYTWYLYLQNNLIETMPLDALQNATQLRWINLNRNKITSDKVGEGVLGGMKHLAHLYMDDNLLSTVPSPLPVSLEHLRLSRNRISKIPAGVFVGLDKLNLLDLQGNKLMDDAVTEVSLKGLTSLVQINLAKNQLSSMPLGLPPTTTQLFLDGNNIEKIPDDYFKSLPKMAFLRLNHNKLGSAGVPKDIFNISSMLDLQLSHNQLTEVPVIPSGLEHLYLDHNKIASVNGSSVCPVSVDSLDDSTNDGVPRLRYLRLDGNEISPPIPRDVVLCFRLLRSIVI, from the exons ATGGCTGGTCTCCAGAagattttggttgttttgtgcCTGGTAACACGAGCCATCAGCCAGGACATGCCTTACGAGGAACTCCTTGCCCAAATACAAGCCTGCCCCAGGGAGTGCAACTGCCCCCAAAACTTCCCTCGAGCCGTTTACTGTGACAACAAAGGGCTGAAGAGCATCCCTAAGATCCCCCCTTACACCTGGTATCTCTACCTGCAGAACAATCTTATTGAAACAATGCCATTAGATGCGCTGCAGAATGCAACACAGCTGCGCTGGATAAACCTAAACCGCAACAAAATTACAAGTGACAAAGTAGGCGAAGGTGTCCTAGGTGGGATGAAACATCTGGCCCACTTGTACATGGATGACAACCTCCTGTCCACTGTTCCTTCACCACTGCCAGTCAGCCTGGAGCATCTACGCCTCTCTCGCAATCGCATCTCCAAGATTCCCGCCGGTGTGTTTGTTGGCCTGGACAAGCTAAACTTGCTGGACCTCCAGGGGAACAAGCTGATGGACGACGCCGTCACTGAAGTGAGCCTAAAGGGCCTCACCAGCCTGGTCCAGATCAATTTAGCCAAGAACCAGCTGAGTAGCATGCCCCTTGGACTGCCACCTACCACCACCCAGCTTTTCCTCGACGGTAACAACATTGAAAAGATTCCTGATGACTACTTCAAAAGTTTACCCAAAATGGCATTTCTGAGGCTCAACCACAACAAGCTCGGCAGCGCTGGGGTtccaaaagacatttttaatatctccAGCATGCTGGACCTGCAGTTGTCTCACAATCAGCTGACCGAGGTTCCAGTCATTCCCTCAGGCCTTGAACACCTCTACCTTGACCACAATAAGATTGCAA GTGTGAATGGCTCTAGCGTGTGTCCCGTTTCCGTTGATTCTCTGGACGACTCGACGAACGACGGCGTGCCAAGACTTCGCTACCTCCGACTGGATGGCAATGAGATCAGTCCACCAATTCCCAGGGATGTCGTCTTGTGCTTTCGCCTCCTTAGGTCTATCGTTATCTAA
- the lum gene encoding lumican: MFPLHVILLVLLANIAQCQDYDYDYQPFSMLGPSGPNCNKECDCPINFPSAMYCDSRKLKFVPVVPTGIKYLYLQNNLIEEIKAGVFDNVTDTLRWLVLDNNQITNAKVEKGTIDKLTALEKLFFSFNQITEAVIPPSKSLEELKMTNNKLSKFPSGLLNDKENLTSVSLQHNELTSEGIADAFKGPKKMLSLDLSHNKLKKLPAGVPSSLEILYADFNEIDKIGAGYLKKLPTLRYLRVSHNKLQDSGIPAGAFNVTSLLELDLSFNKLQSIPEINEQLEQLYLQANEINKFDLASFCKFTGPLNYSRLRHLRLDANNVTHTDMPAESANCLRQASDIMFE, from the exons ATGTTTCCTCTCCATGTCATCCTCTTGGTACTACTGGCCAACATCGCTCAGTGCCAGGATTACGACTACGACTACCAACCATTTTCCATGCTTGGGCCGTCAGGGCCAAACTGCAACAAAGAATGTGATTGCCCAATCAATTTCCCAAGTGCAATGTATTGCGATAGCCGCAAGCTAAAGTTTGTCCCTGTAGTTCCCACTGGGATCAAGTACCTGTACCTCCAGAACAACTTGATTGAAGAGATCAAGGCGGGAGTTTTTGATAACGTCACCGACACCCTGCGCTGGCTGGTGCTCGACAACAACCAGATCACCAATGCCAAGGTAGAGAAAGGCACGATTGATAAACTGACGGCCCTGGAGAAGCTATTCTTCAGTTTCAACCAGATCACAGAGGCGGTCATTCCTCCCTCGAAGTCCCTCGAAGAGCTGAAGATGACGAACAACAAGTTGTCCAAGTTCCCGTCAGGACTCTTGAACGACAAGGAGAATTTGACCTCCGTCAGCCTCCAGCACAACGAGCTGACCTCTGAAGGCATCGCAGACGCGTTCAAAGGCCCCAAGAAGATGCTGTCGTTGGACTTGAGCCACAACAAGCTGAAGAAGCTGCCGGCCGGAGTCCCGAGCTCGCTGGAAATTCTCTACGCTGATTTTAATGAGATCGATAAAATCGGAGCAGGGTACCTGAAGAAGCTGCCCACCCTGCGGTACCTGAGGGTCTCCCACAACAAGCTGCAGGACTCTGGGATTCCTGCCGGGGCGTTCAATGTGACTTCGCTCTTGGAGCTGGACCTGTCGTTCAACAAACTTCAGTCGATCCCTGAGATCAAcgagcagctggagcagctctaCCTTCAGGCCAATGAGATCAACA AGTTCGATCTGGCGAGTTTCTGCAAGTTCACAGGACCACTGAACTATTCACGTCTCAGACATCTGCGTCTGGACGCCAACAACGTCACGCACACCGACATGCCCGCCGAGTCCGCAAACTGCCTGCGTCAAGCTTCGGACATCATGTTTGAATGA